In Synechococcus sp. CB0101, a genomic segment contains:
- a CDS encoding HEPN domain-containing protein, whose amino-acid sequence MAPAETPSGFLRIAQRDLRAAHGMVDATLFYEEHWGFQIQQATEKALKAWLLVLQPKQPPFSHNLRLLFQMLRDLSAPIDPFIGLSRFTEFAVLRRYDEEPDLEQLDRAAWNQLCADLLAHVAALIP is encoded by the coding sequence ATGGCCCCAGCTGAAACCCCGAGCGGTTTTCTGCGCATCGCGCAGCGCGATCTGCGCGCGGCCCACGGAATGGTGGATGCCACTCTCTTCTATGAAGAGCACTGGGGTTTTCAGATCCAGCAAGCCACCGAGAAGGCTCTCAAAGCTTGGCTCCTCGTGCTCCAGCCAAAGCAACCACCCTTCAGCCACAACCTGAGGCTGTTGTTTCAGATGCTGCGCGATCTCAGTGCTCCGATTGATCCATTCATCGGGCTGAGTCGCTTCACGGAGTTCGCTGTTCTCAGGCGCTACGACGAAGAACCGGATCTTGAACAACTGGATCGCGCCGCCTGGAATCAGCTCTGTGCCGATCTGCTCGCCCATGTGGCCGCGCTGATCCCATGA
- a CDS encoding nucleotidyltransferase domain-containing protein, with the protein MSATASPSGYHYVVDEPLLRTIAAEIQAAIPGAVVRLFGSRARGTARPDSDLDLLVTVPDAWLAAHSRLEQTDALGWKLAYHRLPIELLLFSASEVAERRHGNSNVIAEAFRYGRQLDSAESLHGPS; encoded by the coding sequence ATGAGTGCCACAGCCAGTCCCTCCGGCTATCACTACGTCGTCGACGAGCCGCTGCTTCGCACGATCGCGGCCGAGATCCAGGCGGCCATCCCCGGTGCCGTAGTGCGCCTGTTCGGCTCACGCGCCCGCGGTACCGCCCGCCCCGACTCGGACCTGGATCTTCTGGTGACCGTGCCGGATGCCTGGCTGGCGGCTCATTCGCGGTTGGAGCAAACCGATGCCCTGGGCTGGAAGTTGGCCTATCACCGCCTGCCGATCGAGCTTCTGCTCTTCTCCGCCAGCGAGGTGGCAGAGCGCCGGCATGGCAACAGCAATGTGATCGCTGAGGCCTTCCGCTATGGCCGCCAGCTGGATTCAGCGGAGTCCCTGCATGGCCCCAGCTGA
- a CDS encoding restriction endonuclease subunit S, translated as MLVNSTGTGTLGRVAQVREQPQEATTVDSHVTIVRPDRSIFYREFFGYMLVIIEDALKEAGEGCGGQTELSRSALAEQFSVSYPASLTKQQRIVDILDEAFEALATAKANAEQNLRNALAVFESHLEAAFNQKEEGWTEKRLGELADFKNGLNFSRNSSGQTLRMVGVGDFQERSIVPLDKLQCTTIDGNVTEDYLIREGDILTVRSNGSKDLVGRCMLVPAVNEMISYSGFIIRIRPDGQTTSPRFLLYFMKSRTARSRLTSDGGGTSISNINQAKLATLPVLLPPLKKQEEIANHLDAFSKESKRLTSIYERKIAALEELKTSLLHQAFSGKI; from the coding sequence CTCCCATGTCACCATCGTTCGACCAGATCGAAGCATATTTTACCGAGAGTTTTTCGGCTATATGCTCGTCATAATTGAAGACGCGCTAAAAGAAGCTGGAGAAGGATGTGGCGGCCAAACCGAACTTTCTCGATCCGCGCTGGCCGAACAATTTTCAGTGAGCTATCCAGCTTCACTGACAAAACAGCAGCGGATCGTCGACATACTCGACGAAGCCTTCGAGGCCCTTGCCACCGCCAAAGCCAACGCCGAACAGAACCTCCGGAATGCCCTAGCTGTCTTCGAAAGCCACTTGGAAGCGGCCTTCAACCAGAAAGAGGAAGGATGGACGGAGAAGCGCCTGGGAGAGCTTGCCGACTTTAAGAATGGCTTGAATTTCTCGCGCAACAGCAGCGGACAGACGCTTCGCATGGTCGGCGTCGGAGACTTTCAGGAGCGCTCTATTGTCCCGCTCGACAAGCTGCAATGCACAACCATCGATGGCAACGTCACTGAGGACTACTTGATTCGCGAGGGAGATATTTTAACGGTCCGCTCCAATGGAAGCAAGGACCTGGTCGGTCGCTGCATGCTCGTTCCAGCCGTAAATGAAATGATTTCCTACTCGGGATTCATCATCCGCATACGGCCAGACGGTCAAACAACAAGCCCACGCTTCTTGCTTTACTTTATGAAGTCGAGAACTGCTCGCAGCCGCCTCACGAGCGACGGAGGAGGCACAAGCATCAGCAATATCAACCAAGCGAAACTTGCCACACTACCTGTTTTGCTTCCTCCCCTGAAGAAACAGGAGGAAATCGCGAATCACTTGGACGCCTTCAGCAAAGAATCGAAGCGACTTACCTCAATCTATGAACGCAAAATCGCCGCCCTCGAGGAACTCAAAACCTCCCTACTGCACCAGGCCTTCAGCGGCAAGATCTAA